One segment of Bradyrhizobium sp. WD16 DNA contains the following:
- a CDS encoding NADPH-dependent FMN reductase → MTINVVSISGSLRKGSFNSALQRALPALAPAEMTITPAPAYDTFPLYNADVQNAAGFPDAVITFADALRRADGVIIVTPEYNYSVPGALKNAIDWVSRLDNQPFKEKPVAIQSATGGPLGGARMQYHLRSIMVFLNAFTFNTPEIFVGSAQSKFDEKLELTDETTRKFVAAQLEGFGKFVLRMRP, encoded by the coding sequence ATGACAATCAATGTGGTCAGCATCAGCGGCAGCCTGCGCAAGGGCTCGTTCAACTCGGCGCTGCAACGGGCGCTGCCGGCGCTGGCGCCCGCCGAGATGACGATCACCCCCGCACCGGCTTATGACACGTTTCCGCTGTACAATGCCGACGTGCAGAATGCCGCGGGCTTTCCCGACGCCGTGATCACCTTCGCCGACGCGCTGCGCCGCGCCGACGGCGTCATCATCGTCACCCCGGAGTACAACTACTCAGTGCCGGGCGCGCTCAAGAACGCCATCGATTGGGTATCGCGCCTGGACAACCAGCCCTTCAAGGAAAAGCCGGTGGCGATCCAGTCGGCGACGGGCGGCCCGCTCGGCGGCGCGCGCATGCAGTATCACCTGCGCTCGATCATGGTGTTCCTCAACGCCTTCACCTTCAACACGCCGGAAATCTTCGTCGGCTCGGCCCAGAGCAAGTTCGACGAGAAGCTCGAGCTGACCGACGAGACGACGCGCAAATTCGTCGCCGCCCAGCTCGAAGGCTTCGGCAAGTTCGTCCTCCGCATGCGACCGTGA
- a CDS encoding carbohydrate ABC transporter permease: MVKGAIEKIGFAFAALMLVSPAVLFFIWMISLSLKYEVDNSAYPPILIPTIATLDNYVQVFQSNRFLQYFFNSLIVTGSATLLGLLVGVPAGYGISRMKAMKSAFVVLIARMTPGLSYLIPLFLLFQWLGLMGTLLPQILIHLVITVPIVIYIMISYFDTTPMELEEAAIIDGAGRWQVFRHVALPIAQPGIAVSFILSVIFSWNNFAFGIVLAGRETRTLPVAVYNMISFDQLSWGPLAAAALIVTLPVLLLTMAAQRQIVAGLTAGAVKGG; encoded by the coding sequence ATGGTGAAAGGCGCCATCGAGAAGATCGGCTTTGCTTTCGCCGCCCTGATGCTGGTGTCGCCGGCAGTGCTGTTCTTCATCTGGATGATCTCGCTGTCACTGAAATACGAGGTCGACAATTCGGCCTATCCGCCGATCCTGATCCCGACCATCGCGACGCTGGACAATTACGTCCAGGTCTTCCAGTCGAACCGCTTCCTGCAATATTTCTTCAACAGCCTGATCGTCACGGGCTCGGCCACCCTGCTCGGCCTGCTGGTCGGGGTGCCCGCCGGCTACGGCATCTCGCGGATGAAAGCGATGAAGTCGGCGTTCGTCGTCCTGATCGCGCGCATGACGCCAGGCCTGTCCTATCTCATCCCGCTGTTTTTGCTGTTCCAGTGGCTCGGACTGATGGGCACGCTGCTGCCGCAGATCCTGATCCATCTGGTGATCACGGTGCCGATCGTGATCTATATCATGATCAGCTACTTCGACACGACACCGATGGAGCTGGAGGAGGCCGCCATCATCGACGGCGCCGGGCGCTGGCAGGTCTTTCGCCATGTGGCGCTGCCGATCGCACAACCCGGCATCGCGGTGTCCTTCATCCTGTCGGTGATCTTCTCCTGGAACAACTTCGCCTTCGGCATCGTGCTGGCCGGGCGCGAGACCCGCACGCTGCCGGTTGCGGTCTACAACATGATCTCTTTCGACCAGCTGAGCTGGGGACCGCTGGCCGCTGCGGCGCTGATCGTCACCCTGCCGGTGCTGCTGCTCACCATGGCGGCGCAGCGCCAGATCGTCGCCGGCCTGACCGCCGGCGCGGTCAAGGGCGGCTGA
- a CDS encoding carbohydrate ABC transporter permease, which translates to MTETALAAAKPAETAAPAAASWRRPTYWPFVLPAVAVVGGVIVFPWAFTLWMSLHGWKVGEPPSFVGLSNYGRLFTDARFIEAMGHTLLYTALAVMLPLVLGVLAALVFHAQFPARGFLRALFVMPMMATPVAIALVWTMMFHPQLGVMNYLLSLVGIPPQLWIFHPATVIPSLVLVETWQWTPLVMLILLGGLAAIPSEPYESALIDGANRWQMFRYITLPLLSPFILVAAIIRTIDAVKSFDIIFAMTQGGPGTASETINLYLYSVAFVYYDVGYGSAIALAFFLLVVALSVLLLYLRQRTQWMEMGTGS; encoded by the coding sequence ATGACCGAGACCGCACTCGCTGCCGCCAAGCCTGCGGAGACGGCCGCGCCCGCGGCCGCCTCCTGGCGGCGGCCGACTTATTGGCCGTTCGTGCTGCCTGCAGTGGCCGTGGTCGGCGGTGTCATCGTCTTTCCCTGGGCCTTCACCCTGTGGATGAGCCTGCACGGCTGGAAGGTCGGCGAACCGCCAAGCTTCGTCGGCCTGAGCAATTACGGCCGCCTGTTCACCGACGCGCGCTTCATCGAAGCGATGGGGCATACACTGCTCTACACCGCGCTGGCGGTGATGCTGCCGCTCGTGCTCGGCGTTTTGGCGGCACTGGTGTTCCACGCGCAATTTCCGGCCCGCGGCTTTCTGCGCGCACTGTTCGTCATGCCGATGATGGCGACACCGGTCGCCATCGCCCTGGTCTGGACCATGATGTTCCATCCCCAGCTCGGGGTGATGAACTATCTCCTGTCGCTGGTCGGAATTCCGCCCCAGCTCTGGATCTTCCATCCAGCCACGGTCATTCCATCGCTGGTGCTGGTGGAGACCTGGCAATGGACTCCGCTGGTGATGCTGATCCTGCTGGGCGGCCTCGCGGCGATCCCGTCCGAACCCTATGAGAGCGCGCTGATCGATGGCGCGAACCGTTGGCAGATGTTTCGCTACATTACGCTGCCGCTGCTCAGCCCCTTCATCCTGGTGGCCGCCATCATCCGCACCATCGATGCGGTCAAGAGTTTCGACATCATCTTCGCCATGACCCAGGGCGGCCCGGGCACCGCGTCGGAGACGATCAACCTCTATCTCTACTCCGTGGCGTTCGTTTACTACGACGTCGGCTACGGCTCGGCGATCGCGCTGGCATTCTTCCTGCTGGTGGTCGCACTGTCGGTGCTGCTGCTCTATCTGCGGCAGCGGACCCAGTGGATGGAGATGGGGACTGGCTCATGA
- a CDS encoding ABC transporter substrate-binding protein, which produces MAAFGPTRRSLLQGTLATGALGLAGLHAFADPQWKKFAGTTIEANLVKGPRGELLQRHEKEFTELTGIKVSSEVIPEQQQRQKAVIELTSGKPNFDVVHLSYHVQKRQFDKAGWLADFSGFIKDPNLTTPDLKVEDFSAAGRTYATTDKGQLRSLPWSVDYFMVYYNKEIFAKKKVPYPETMEDLIKAAEILNDPKEGIAGFVGRGLRNANLPMWASIYLGYGLDFLDDKGNLLTDSPEAIEATRQYQYLLTKAGPPGIAGFNWMECQAAFIQGRAAMWLDGIGWAPPLEDPTRSRVVGKVGYGVMPKGPKIRASATYGDGIGVAEASKNKEAGYLYSQWAVSKLMGARLLQIGGGVPFRDSVIDDPETRKGVKMPMEWLDCVTGSAKISKLGLPVIVPVAEFRDVIGAALTATLSGADPATEMKKATEQFKPILERSEKG; this is translated from the coding sequence ATGGCCGCTTTCGGCCCGACCCGGCGCTCGCTGCTGCAGGGGACGCTCGCCACCGGAGCGCTCGGCCTTGCCGGCCTGCACGCCTTCGCTGATCCGCAATGGAAGAAATTTGCCGGCACCACCATCGAGGCCAATCTGGTCAAGGGGCCGCGCGGCGAATTGCTGCAGCGCCACGAGAAGGAATTCACCGAGCTGACCGGCATCAAGGTGTCGTCGGAGGTCATTCCGGAGCAGCAGCAGCGCCAGAAGGCGGTGATCGAACTCACCTCCGGCAAGCCGAATTTCGACGTCGTGCATTTGAGCTACCACGTGCAGAAGCGGCAGTTCGACAAGGCCGGCTGGCTCGCCGATTTCTCGGGCTTCATCAAGGACCCGAACCTCACCACGCCGGACCTCAAAGTCGAGGACTTCTCCGCCGCCGGGCGCACTTACGCGACCACCGACAAGGGTCAGCTGCGCTCGCTGCCGTGGTCGGTCGACTACTTCATGGTCTATTACAACAAGGAGATCTTCGCGAAGAAGAAGGTGCCCTATCCGGAAACGATGGAGGACCTGATCAAAGCCGCCGAGATCCTCAACGATCCCAAGGAAGGCATCGCCGGCTTCGTCGGCCGCGGATTGCGAAACGCCAACCTGCCGATGTGGGCAAGCATCTATCTCGGCTACGGGCTCGACTTTCTCGACGACAAGGGCAACCTGCTCACCGACAGCCCCGAGGCGATCGAGGCCACCAGACAGTATCAATATCTCCTCACCAAGGCCGGCCCGCCCGGCATCGCCGGCTTCAACTGGATGGAATGCCAGGCGGCCTTCATTCAGGGGCGCGCCGCCATGTGGCTCGATGGCATCGGCTGGGCGCCGCCACTGGAGGACCCCACCCGCTCGCGTGTCGTCGGCAAGGTCGGCTACGGCGTCATGCCCAAAGGCCCCAAGATCCGCGCGTCGGCGACCTATGGCGACGGCATCGGCGTCGCCGAGGCGAGCAAGAACAAGGAAGCCGGCTATCTCTACAGCCAGTGGGCGGTGTCCAAGCTGATGGGCGCGCGACTGCTGCAGATCGGCGGAGGCGTGCCGTTCCGCGACTCGGTGATCGATGATCCGGAGACCCGCAAGGGCGTGAAGATGCCCATGGAGTGGCTCGACTGCGTCACCGGCTCCGCCAAGATCAGCAAGCTCGGCCTGCCGGTGATCGTGCCCGTGGCCGAATTCCGCGACGTCATCGGCGCCGCGCTCACCGCCACGCTGTCCGGCGCCGATCCGGCAACCGAGATGAAGAAGGCGACCGAGCAGTTCAAGCCGATCCTGGAGCGCAGCGAGAAGGGATGA